The genomic stretch aaaccaacaaatacatatattttaaaaccaATCAATCTATAGTTTTGTAAAAGGTGTCTAAAAATAGACCGACAAAATTTAATTAGGCTATTACATTTCGGGATCGACATCTCGTCCACCAAGCTGAGGCCCACAGTCGTATAGCCAAGACATAGAGGCCATACTGCTCTTTCATCTCGCTTGCGCACTTACTATGCGTCAACTGACAATTTGTACGACTCAATTCAAAAAATCTGTACTAAATGTTATAATGGGAATTCACACACATATTCAAGAATGTAACGAGTTCGCTTCAGGCGAATATTCTTCTCGTTTGGTTAGGTAGTTGGGGAGTTGGGCTTCAAAGTGCAATAGTTGCAGGCAAAGGCATGATGTCGCATGAACTACACATAGTACAACAAATCCGAGATACACAACTAAACTCGATTCCTTCTTTCAGTTTTGTTCCTCTCGTCATATAAACAGCTTTTCATGGCGACAGACTACTGGGAGAAGATACGATTTAAGCCAGGTCACAGTAAACACGTGAGATACTTGGCTGATTAGTGGACGGAGGCGGAAAGACCATTGACACTTGAGAATCGCAGGGAGTAAACATTGTCCATTATAATGTGGAATGTGCTAAGTGTGTATAAGCaacaaattttcatttcataaatatatatttttatataatataaacataaatacCTTGTTGAAGGTTACTGGAAAACCCATGACCCCCAATAAAGActacaaattgtttaatacTGCTGAGAGCCTTTTTCATGAAATATCTTCCCGGAAAAGCGGCACGAGGCTTTAAATTTAACTTTCCCGACTCCTGCGGcactttaaattatttaaagcGGGCGCCCTCTTGTTGAACCAAGTGCCCTTACCCGTTTTAGTGTTGACGGATCGATACTGCATCCACGATCGCGTGCATCGCGCCAGCAGCTGGTacattatttatgtatgtacctgCACTTTTTACGACGTGCGATGTACGTAAGTTTTTCTCGTTTCCACTTATTCATCTTTTGCATTGACTATTTtggctcttctttttttattccCTCCAGCTCTATTGGCCGAAACCACCTCTGGCTACAAACTGATATGCCGCGATCCTCTTCTCTTACCCCGTCAGGTAAAGTTAttaagttattatttattcatttactttatttacctctttctttcatttcatcAGTTCGCTCCATCCGGTGGCCAGGAATACGTCTTTCGTGCCCATCATCGTGTACCAGGGGCTTCAAGTTTTGGTCTTCCGGTTGATATGCGCTCCATGACGGCTGCTCCTGTGACCGGTGCCACGAGTCCGTGCGCCACTCGGGACATGATACAAGGCGCGCGAGGCTCTGTCCTTTTGCCTGGGCGACCTTTAGGTCCCTCCACTGCCATAGCTCTTCCTTCCACCCCATGCTGTTTTCTCCGCCTTTCTAGTCCGCTCGCCGTCGGTACCTTCTCCGCGGTTTATGCCGCCGTAGCCCTTCGTCCTCTCGGGAGGTCCAAGGGATGTGTTCCTGGCTGGACTGTGACTGGCTGTCTTGCTGCGGGCCATAGCTATGATGCCGCTGCTTCGTCGATAAGTCGACCCTGCCCGTGCTCTGCAGGGACATAACGCGAATCAAATCAGTATATAATGTAGGATAGTCCTTCACAGAGGACTTATGTACCCTACGCTTTGCCACAAACCGAGTCGTATTCGATTTCACCCTGCTGATGGAGTCCTACCCAAACACTAAGGATGCGTATTCGGGACAGACCGAGTCCTATCCCAGCTAGACGCAATCGTCTCTCAGCAGAACAGAATCGCACCCCTCGCAAGATGCGAACCTAGCAAGCCATCGTCATTCTTCGACCTGGCCATTGACAAGAAGGACTTTAACAATGGAAACTATGGGAGGGGCTACGCGGGCTACTGGATTCTAAATATatctcgttgttgttaggtttaaggatatacgcTTCCATTCATTTAGATAGTAGGcacaaatgttttccacttgtttatttatttatactaagctaagttttgatgaataaaactattgaaaagtTATCCTTGATGTATCCTGTATGTGGGAGAATACCGATTACAAAAATGGCGGGGCACGCCTAGATCTGTTCACGAATAGCggaaaaaaactaaatatttttgataagGGAACATTtttttgatccttgataaggacttcaTCAAATCAGGAACATTTTTCCgaacacaggaagccgtcgtaCGTCCCGATCGGCCAACAAGAGAAAACTAAGTATGTATAGTTGGGGTGGTTGGAGTCCTTACcaaaggatcaaggacatttttctgatcacggAGGGCCATGACACGCCCCGTTCTTGCGACAAATAAGGGAACaaacaagatatatatgtctggagaaaatacctttgatccttggtccttgaaaaggacttcataaaattagggacatttttccgagcTCAGGAAGCCTTCGCACGCCCAAATCAGCCCacaaataagggagaaaagaaaactggttccatttgttatttttgaaaatttagttcaagaaatcaccgaaaagggcgaaaatcaaatggccaaaaactgGATGGGACaccaggccaacagaaatcagTAGAAAGTCGctgaattttttaaaaattgttgatcccccaaaagtatgcaccaATTTTTTTTCACTCGCTGcagttgcttgctgctgatttctgttcgcctggtatcccatccagattttggccatttgacgGGAGGTTTTTCCCTTTGTACGGTGGCGCGCCCATCGGCgatttcttgaactacatttttaaAGCCAGTTATAAGCCcgttttgttttctccgttatttgtgggccgatttgggcgtgcgacggcttcctgtgatcggaaaaatgtccctgattttataGAGTCCTTAttaaggaccaaggatcaaggataatTTCCCaagacatatatatcttgttttttCCGTTATTCATGGGCCCATCGGGGTGTGCGATAttttcctgtgatcggaaaatatccttgatcctttgATGAGGACTCCGAATTACGTATTTACGTTTCTTGGCTGTTTGTGGACTAATCTaggcgtgcgacggcttcctgagATCAGAAATATATTCCTGACTTAATGAAGTCCTTTCAAGGCccaaggatatcaaggatcaaaaatattcattttttccgctttttatAGGCCGATCTGACGGCTGTGTgacggcttcctgtgttcGGAAAAATGCCCTGGTTTGATGGTGTCCATATCaagatcaaggacattttcccttatcaaaaatattttatttttccgcTTTTTGTGAAGCAATCTGGGAATGCCACGCCTTTTTGTAATTGGGATAACTTCCGCCatacaggatacagcaaggataattttttttcttaattttattcatcaaaacttaTAAGGACGCCATATTATCGACTCAGCGGCATCATGGCTATGGCCCGCAGCAAGACAGCCAGAGGCTGCCACAGTCAAGCCAGGAGCACATTCCTAGGACATCCCCAGAAGTCCAGAAGCTACGGCGGTATAACCCGCGGAGGATGTAACGACGGcgagcagagccagagcctcgCGAGCGTCCAGAGGGGAGTACGGCATCGTGGCCCCGTGCACAGGACCAGGCCCCGGTCAGTTGCCTGGAGTGGACTGCCGTCAAGGAGCGCACATTCGCTCATATCAACCGGAAGAACAAAAGCGTGAAGCTCCGGTAAACGATGATGGGCACGAAAGACGTATTCCTGGCCACCGGATGGAGCGAACTGATGAAATGAAAGGAAGAGgtaaataaagtaaatgacTAAATAATAACTTAATAACTTTACCTGACGGGGTAAGAGAAGGGGATCGCGGCATATCAGTTTGTGGCCAGAGGTGGTTTCGGCCAATAGAGCTGGAGggaataaaaaaagaagagccaAAATAGTCAATGCAAAAGATGAATAAGTGGAAACGACAAAAACTTACGTACGTCGTACGTCGTAAAAAGTGCAGGTACATAAATAATGTACCAGCTGCTGGCGCGATGCACGCGATCGTGGATGCAGTATCGATCCGTCAACACTAAAACGGGTAAGGCCGCTTGGTTCAACACGAGGGTGCCCGCGTTAACTGATTTAAAGTGGGAAAATCACAAGAGGGCCGCAGGACTCGGGAAAGTTACATTTAAAGCCTCGGACTGCTCATGCTCtcaaaagaaataaacaattCGTAATCTCTAATAGGAGCTGGGATCATGGCTTTTCAATTAACTTTCAACAGGGTTCCAGGGTCATCGGCTCAGGCTACCACCTCGTCAGAACGTCAGAGCGTAGAACAGCTGGTCACACTCTGCTGCTATCGAAATACGACaaggtatatttcggtatgtTTCTGATGTTTGGTCGGTATATTTAATaggtccgcggtcacactggtcgTGACACTGATGCGATCTGTCGCGttgaacaaaataaacaaaataaagctGGTGGTAATTAGGAAAGCTCCACAATGATACACGACTTATTGTTATCCTGCTTAACTAAGACAGGTTTGGGTATACAAAGTTTTATGGTAAGAATTGGTCGAGCATCTACTTACATATGTGTTGTACTTAACATAGAACTAAGTaccaatttaaataaatagataaatacTATGAACGATTACATTAATGTCAACTTATTGTATTTTAGGACAACAATGCTATTGAACATTTTATCCATCCTTGCGAAAGACAACTATACATAGAAATTTTAAACATTATTAATGTTCTTCAAGAAGTTGTTCAGTTCACAGTTTTATTGAGATTAGATGAAGATGAAAGATGTAAAAGATTAATAATGAATGAAAATCACAACGTTGAAGGTAAGTTCAAGTAAACTTGTAAATGACTATAGCTTGTAACGATGTATAATTTTATCGTAGAACTCCCACATGGTTTTTACTTCATAAATTTTGCCAAAGGCATCGAGGCAGCGCTTGAGGAATATTATGATAACATCATACAGCTTGAAACATTTTGCTCAAAGAATAAGCCTAATTCGCTTGCATTTGTTCATGATGCTTTACAAGAAAAACTCccaattttcctttttttgcgAAAACTTATTTGCGAAATACGAATGCAAAAACTACATGGATGTACAATGCTCCATAGCCTACATCAACATTCAGAGCATGGAGATTTTCAACTGGAGAGAATTACTAATATGCAAGTACCATAAAATCGACAAAGAGTGTTTATTATATCTATGTACTTCTTTTATAGAGTCATGAAGCCAgtcaaatttgcatttttctcAAGTCTGGCCCACTGGCTTATTTTTGGAGTGATCGACGATGTCCATTCAGagttttttattaaattctCTCCACTCGATGAATCGTCCAATAATACCTCTTGCTCCAAATCCTCAGCTAATAACACCCGACTGGTAAGTTTCTAAAATCCGTAAACACATCtttaatttaaaatgaatGTGCTAATTTTTAGAATGCAGCTGCTAATTGTGAAGACTATATATGGCAATATGAAATCAATATGTGTCAACTGCCAGGATTTTTGTCTACCATCGTAGCTGAGAAAGTTCTATTCGTAGGACAAACCATTCTTGTTTTTAAAATGGGACGAAGCTTTCagagaaacaataaaaacgaGCACTGGGCTAACAATCTTTCTGATAGTACGCCCAATGATATTTACGAGCTGTGGAATGGCAAAGAATCTTTATTCTTTGGCATGGTAGAAGATCTGAATAACgatgaaaaaattgatgtttTTCATATCGAAAGCGTTATAAACGAAATAAAGAAATACGTTAGCATGCGTTTGTCAGAGATAGCCCTAAATGAGGTTGATTTAGAACGCCAAATGGGATTAATAAAAGATTTCTATTTGTTAGGGCGCGGAGAGTTTTACTTAGAGTTTTTATCTCAACTAACCCGCGCTTCAGATGTCTACTGTGATTCCAGCTCAAAAAATTACACGAGATCCTTTGAGGTTCGTTTAAACAACAcctaaaataatatatatgcatatatttatattacaATATGTCTCTTAATTGCAGCTTGCCGCAACTGTCATGGGCATTACGGATGATTTGGAAAATTTCTCACTAAGTGTTCAGAAAACTATCGGAGAGTTGGACGAAAACAGCGAGTTTCGAATCTTAGAAAATCttcatttaaaatatatttataaatggCCATTGAATCTTTTGTTTTCGCCAAAGGCAATTGAGCGATACAACCAGATATTTCGATTCCTATTGATAATTAGAAAACTTCAATACGACCTGCAACAAGTTTGGAAAACACAGATATTGGCAGCAAAGTTGATGTCTGGACCCACAAACATGAAAATGATGAATCTCCTCAATCAACTTATGTTCTTTTTGAATAATTTGCAGTATTACATTCAAGTGGATGTGCTCGAAAGTGAGTTGTTTGATATCTATATTGACTATATTGACATCtatattacatatattttaggTCAGTTCAGTATTTTGATAAATGTCATAAGGAAGAAAGCCGATTTTGAAGAAATACAACGGAAGCATACAGTATTTCTAGCGAATGTCCTTTCCCAGTGTTTCCTGCTTTCTGGTTCAAAGGACTCACAAATGAATTCTACACGAACAACATGCCAATCTCAAAACCCCATTTATGGCATAATTCTCGAACTCTTTTATATATGTGAACAATTTAGCTGCATCAGCGCGAAGGAAAGCACATCCGATGGATTTCTAAAGGAGCTGGATAATCTAGAAGAAAGGTCGGATACTATCCAACATCTATTGGTTACttttgtaaaatatatttagGTTGGATTGAAGTTTGAGTACGATTTCAGAATGAGATTTGTTCCCGCACGCAAAGTCAATATAGCCATGTCCGCCGATTATAACGACTGGGGTGTAGATCACAGTCAATCAAATGTATTTTTCATTGGGCTAAAAAGCTTCTTTTTTGATAAGAGTGAAGCATTTTGAAGCATATGAAGTTTATATATTCTGGATTATCATTagtctgtctgtttgtttgttcgtaGACATGACCCTTAGGCTTACTGTTCATAAATGAAGAGGGAAATAAACTATTGCTCGTGGTGATTTTCACTGATTTCCATTCTCATTAAACGATACAGTATTGCTATCACTTTTGTCGACGTCCAAAAGAATCCCAAAATAATTCGTTAAAGAAAATATACTTTCCCTTACCTTAAACTCAAATTAACCACATTAGAGTGGAATGCCGTCGACAGTGATGGTTTTATACACAATTATTATTgtgcatttattatttacagaGTAGATATCTACAGACTTTATGGtctggttttttttaatgcaCATAGTAATGCTatgatttttttatatttttaggtTTGGCGTCCAAATAGCGAGCCTTGTTCAATTACTACTGAACATCAAAACAGCATCTTGCTTGGGGCCGCTTTCTCAGCTTTTATTGCGATTGGATTTTAATCATTGGTTTAGTTCCACCCATAACATTTCCTAAACTAAACCTGGAAATACTACATATAATAGTCTACAGCTGTAAACGTTTTATATCTTCTATACGAAAATCGATTctgaaaaaatataaaaatagtttttttgtatgtgcatatatgtaaTTGTAAAATTTACCTCAAGGCTAAAATAGCACGGACTTCGTTTGGAGTTAAATGCCATGACGGCATTTCTTTATTATTGTCAGGACTCCAAAATTCAGAGAGCTCGGAAACCTTGTCTAGATTTAAGACAGTGGCGATTTGAGAAATTCGCGTCATCTTATCTCGCACAGACCATGATGTCGCTCCTGTTAAATATGTCCCCAAAGCACGAACCTCCTGATCGAGAACTAGGCCACCAAGCTTCCAATTGAGAGAATAGAATGAGTGCCGAATTGAAGAAaactaataaataaaaataattaccCTGTTAAAACTGCATTTTTTAATAGCCCTCTCCAATTGAATTGTGACTTCCGTTGCCAATATGCTAACAAGCGCATCGTAATTGCGTGGGCTCAATGCGGTTTTGAAGGAATTTAGGAGTCCATCCAGATGAACGATAAAAAACTGAACAAAAGTTTCTTCAGCTTCATAAATGGCAAGTTCTTCCTAAAATGTATTATCAAATTAAGAATATAGTTTTGCCTTTGTTTGGCTATGTGCTTGGTAAGCCACTTTTTCAAACTTACCTCTGTAAGGTTGTGGCTATAGCTTAAGAATTTGTTTATCCAAGGATTAAGACGTGGTTTTATTGCGCTGGACCTAAGTTGCTGCATTCCAAAATCGACAGTGGCCTTTAAAGCGTCTCGAACAGTCTTAAGTTCTGTTAAGCAGCTGTCAAGCAATTGTCGCTCAACAGAGGACGTGCACGGAAATGTTCCAGCGATTTCTTGTTCCATGGTTTGGCACAGAGTCTCGATATATTCGGTCGACATGTCTGCATTGTTCAGTTGGACTAGAAAATTAGTTCGGCTTCGATCAGCATCACTCGAATGCAGTTTCCCTTGCTGTAACGTGGTTTGTATTGCGTTATAGGCCTGAGCCAGGTCGATATATCCAGAGGGGTAACCACTTTTCAAAGGAGCTTTGAGCGCAGCTATAAAATCACCATCTAGACAGGCAGCTACGTTATTAATAACAGCACATGTTCCGTTTATTGATTGCGTTGTCAACGCACGACGAATGGATTTTCGAAGTATGAAAAAAACATCATCTACTATAGATGAACATTGCTGTCCAACTTCATACTTGTCAAGGGCGATAGCTTTAAGCACGCTTTCCTCCATGAAATATCTACAAATTCATTTAGAAACATGTACAAATGTCTTAGTTTATACAAAGAAGAGAAAACCGTTTACTCTACCTCTCAAAGAGCAAATATGTGCTCAAAATTTCTTGCATTTGTCGCCGAAGGTCCGAGTTCTTTACAATCGTTTCATATCGGTTTAAAATATTGATCTGGTCTTCTTTTTCGGGAACAC from Drosophila pseudoobscura strain MV-25-SWS-2005 chromosome 4, UCI_Dpse_MV25, whole genome shotgun sequence encodes the following:
- the Cog4 gene encoding conserved oligomeric Golgi complex subunit 4 isoform X2, with the translated sequence MSGIGRAMVLLHTVDSDSTKLNMQIINTAQLAESVSAKVRRLDLARCRASECQQRVHDLIDLQLCSQGVVKAVSEEDFEKGAAHIARFLAMDQQLLHRTADDVSITSVSDAVQTLEDATEKIRELISRRFDDAVKSNDLASVERFFKIFPLIGYHRIGIEKFSTYICQKLSDKAQKELRNVQDIAKAECRLQLAYADRFTSILENFARVVEVNQPIVEAYYGLASAPLIDMIVILQDECDAETKNLLLEFNKNRQIVYRSKKVYECTQRSSNGTASSNSIPSLGHYRNPSGGSIDKLNPIEIDAIIAEITVMHSRVELYFRFMRRRVQIHVDTCVPEKEDQINILNRYETIVKNSDLRRQMQEILSTYLLFERYFMEESVLKAIALDKYEVGQQCSSIVDDVFFILRKSIRRALTTQSINGTCAVINNVAACLDGDFIAALKAPLKSGYPSGYIDLAQAYNAIQTTLQQGKLHSSDADRSRTNFLVQLNNADMSTEYIETLCQTMEQEIAGTFPCTSSVERQLLDSCLTELKTVRDALKATVDFGMQQLRSSAIKPRLNPWINKFLSYSHNLTEEELAIYEAEETFVQFFIVHLDGLLNSFKTALSPRNYDALVSILATEVTIQLERAIKKCSFNRLGGLVLDQEVRALGTYLTGATSWSVRDKMTRISQIATVLNLDKVSELSEFWSPDNNKEMPSWHLTPNEVRAILALRIDFRIEDIKRLQL
- the Cog4 gene encoding conserved oligomeric Golgi complex subunit 4 isoform X1, translating into MLFDTSSSELSDQRLIRIAEQEEEVNTKLELLLVKQCQIEAKMSGIGRAMVLLHTVDSDSTKLNMQIINTAQLAESVSAKVRRLDLARCRASECQQRVHDLIDLQLCSQGVVKAVSEEDFEKGAAHIARFLAMDQQLLHRTADDVSITSVSDAVQTLEDATEKIRELISRRFDDAVKSNDLASVERFFKIFPLIGYHRIGIEKFSTYICQKLSDKAQKELRNVQDIAKAECRLQLAYADRFTSILENFARVVEVNQPIVEAYYGLASAPLIDMIVILQDECDAETKNLLLEFNKNRQIVYRSKKVYECTQRSSNGTASSNSIPSLGHYRNPSGGSIDKLNPIEIDAIIAEITVMHSRVELYFRFMRRRVQIHVDTCVPEKEDQINILNRYETIVKNSDLRRQMQEILSTYLLFERYFMEESVLKAIALDKYEVGQQCSSIVDDVFFILRKSIRRALTTQSINGTCAVINNVAACLDGDFIAALKAPLKSGYPSGYIDLAQAYNAIQTTLQQGKLHSSDADRSRTNFLVQLNNADMSTEYIETLCQTMEQEIAGTFPCTSSVERQLLDSCLTELKTVRDALKATVDFGMQQLRSSAIKPRLNPWINKFLSYSHNLTEEELAIYEAEETFVQFFIVHLDGLLNSFKTALSPRNYDALVSILATEVTIQLERAIKKCSFNRLGGLVLDQEVRALGTYLTGATSWSVRDKMTRISQIATVLNLDKVSELSEFWSPDNNKEMPSWHLTPNEVRAILALRIDFRIEDIKRLQL
- the Grip75 gene encoding gamma-tubulin complex component 4 homolog; the protein is MIHDLLLSCLTKTGLGIQSFMDNNAIEHFIHPCERQLYIEILNIINVLQEVVQFTVLLRLDEDERCKRLIMNENHNVEELPHGFYFINFAKGIEAALEEYYDNIIQLETFCSKNKPNSLAFVHDALQEKLPIFLFLRKLICEIRMQKLHGCTMLHSLHQHSEHGDFQLERITNIVMKPVKFAFFSSLAHWLIFGVIDDVHSEFFIKFSPLDESSNNTSCSKSSANNTRLNAAANCEDYIWQYEINMCQLPGFLSTIVAEKVLFVGQTILVFKMGRSFQRNNKNEHWANNLSDSTPNDIYELWNGKESLFFGMVEDLNNDEKIDVFHIESVINEIKKYVSMRLSEIALNEVDLERQMGLIKDFYLLGRGEFYLEFLSQLTRASDVYCDSSSKNYTRSFELAATVMGITDDLENFSLSVQKTIGELDENSEFRILENLHLKYIYKWPLNLLFSPKAIERYNQIFRFLLIIRKLQYDLQQVWKTQILAAKLMSGPTNMKMMNLLNQLMFFLNNLQYYIQVDVLESQFSILINVIRKKADFEEIQRKHTVFLANVLSQCFLLSGSKDSQMNSTRTTCQSQNPIYGIILELFYICEQFSCISAKESTSDGFLKELDNLEERFGVQIASLVQLLLNIKTASCLGPLSQLLLRLDFNHWFSSTHNIS
- the LOC26532025 gene encoding uncharacterized protein; the protein is MRSMTAAPVTGATSPCATRDMIQGARGSVLLPGRPLGPSTAIALPSTPCCFLRLSSPLAVGTFSAVYAAVALRPLGRSKGCVPGWTVTGCLAAGHSYDAAASSISRPCPCSAGT